From the genome of Vicia villosa cultivar HV-30 ecotype Madison, WI linkage group LG2, Vvil1.0, whole genome shotgun sequence, one region includes:
- the LOC131648029 gene encoding embryonic abundant protein USP92-like encodes MELQHLVIFISVLSLALSGESHASVVPEEEYWEAVWPNTPIPNSLRELLKPGPQGVDITDLPMAVDDTQYPKTFFYEHELYPGKTMNVQFSKVPFAQPFGVYTWMREIKDIEKEGYTFNDVCVKKEAAKGEQKFCAKSLKTLIGFVISKLGKNIQPLSSSFIGKQEQYTIESVQNLGEKAVMCHRLNFQKVVFYCHEIHGTTAFMVPLVANDGTKTQALAVCHTDTSGMNHEMLHQIMREDPGSKPVCHFLGNKATLWIPNLVVDYGYGANDVV; translated from the exons ATGGAACTTCAACACCTTGTCATTTTCATCTCAGTTCTATCT CTTGCACTATCAGGAGAAAGCCATGCATCAGTGGTTCCTGAAGAAGAATATTGGGAAGCTGTTTGGCCTAACACTCCCATTCCCAATTCTCTCCGAGAACTTCTAAAACCCGGCCCACAGG GGGTTGATATTACTGACCTTCCTATGGCGGTTGACGATACCCAATATCCAAAGACTTTTTTCTATGAACATGAACTTTATCCAGGAAAAACAATGAACGTACAGTTCAGTAAAGTTCCCTTTGCACAACCTTTTGGTGTTTATACATGGATGCGTGAAATTAAAGACATTGAAAAAGAAGGATATACTTTTAATGATGTATGTGTAAAGAAAGAAGCAGCCAAAGGAGAACAAAAGTTTTGTGCAAAATCCTTAAAAACATTAATTGGATTTGTAATTTCAAAACTTGGGAAAAACATTCAACCACTATCAAGTTCCTTCATAGGCAAGCAAGAACAATACACAATTGAGTCGGTACAAAACCTTGGAGAGAAAGCAGTGATGTGCCATAGATTGAATTTCCAAAAGGTTGTGTTTTATTGTCATGAAATTCATGGAACTACAGCTTTTATGGTTCCTTTGGTTGCTAATGATGGAACCAAAACTCAGGCACTAGCTGTTTGCCATACTGATACTTCAGGCATGAATCATGAAATGCTTCATCAGATTATGAGAGAGGATCCTGGAAGTAAGCCTGTGTGTCATTTCCTTGGAAATAAGGCTACTTTGTGGATTCCTAATTTAGTTGTGGACTATGGCTATGGTGCTAATGATGTTGTTTAG
- the LOC131651140 gene encoding nuclear transcription factor Y subunit C-1-like, with protein sequence MRQAGAYSSLLSGGISGRTGPHSLPLARIKKIMKNSSEDVKMISGVAPIVFSKACELFIEEITRRSWIMAIDGKRRTLNKEDVASAVIATDVFDFLITLVSDSESGLVGCDDENDDTVMQMETI encoded by the coding sequence ATGAGACAAGCAGGTGCATATTCAAGTTTACTAAGTGGAGGAATATCAGGAAGAACAGGTCCACATTCATTACCATTAGCAAGAATAAAGAAGATAATGAAAAACTCTAGCGAAGACGTGAAGATGATATCAGGTGTAGCTCCAATTGTTTTCTCTAAGGCTTGTGAGCTTTTCATTGAAGAAATTACTAGGAGGTCTTGGATTATGGCGATTGATGGTAAAAGAAGAACTTTGAATAAAGAAGATGTTGCTTCTGCTGTTATTGCTACTGATGTTTTCGATTTTTTGATCACTTTGGTTTCTGATTCTGAGAGTGGTTTAGTTGGTTgtgatgatgaaaatgatgacacTGTCATGCAAATGGAAACTATTTGA
- the LOC131651141 gene encoding uncharacterized protein LOC131651141 encodes MKILSWNCRGLSNPRAIPNLRQLAQKHHPDVFFLSETLAKKQKLESVRVSLKFDSCLSIDVVGRSGGLAVLWKDSVNCSIVNFSRNFVNLVIQDNDKEEWRLTCYYGYLERHRRREAWDMLREVRDMSTTPWCVIGDFNDLLSHQDKVGIHPHPNWLCAGFREAVSDCNLLDIPMEGHPFTWIKSRGTPHVIEERLDRVLVTQEWMEFFPAAKLNNLLASHSDHSPILLQCEPPQLNRHKSYSFRFENAWLKDDEIQEIVSKGWNAEEEMHVTQRLNNCASEYLGGTR; translated from the coding sequence ATGAAGATCCTGAGTTGGAATTGTCGGGGCTTGAGCAACCCGCGTGCAATTCCGAACCTGCGACAACTAGCTCAAAAACACCACCCTGATGTCTTTTTCCTTTCCGAGACGTTGGCAAAAAAGCAGAAACTTGAGAGTGTTCGTGTTTCTCTTAAATTTGACTCGTGCTTATCCATTGACGTCGTCGGGAGAAGTGGAGGTTTGGCGGTGTTATGGAAAGATTCTGTTAATTGTAGTATCGTGAACTTTTCTAGGAACTTTGTAAACTTGGTGATTCAAGACAATGATAAGGAAGAATGGAGACTCACTTGCTATTACGGTTATCTAGAACGACACAGAAGGAGGGAGGCGTGGGATATGTTAAGAGAAGTTCGCGACATGTCGACAACTCCTTGGTGTGTTATCGGCGATTTTAATGATCTTCTCTCGCATCAAGACAAGGTTGGTATCCACCCGCATCCAAATTGGTTGTGCGCCGGCTTTCGTGAAGCGGTGTCTGATTGCAATCTGTTAGACATCCCTATGGAAGGCCATCCTTTTACATGGATAAAAAGTCGAGGTACACCGCATGTTATTGAAGAAAGACTAGACCGTGTGCTTGTTACGCAAGAATGGATGGAATTTTTCCCTGCAGCAAAACTCAATAATTTGTTGGCTTCACACTCTGATCACAGCCCTATTTTATTACAGTGTGAACCACCTCAATTGAACCGCCATAAGTCATACTCCTTTAGGTTTGAAAATGCTTGgttaaaagatgatgaaattcaaGAGATTGTTAGCAAAGGTTGGAATGCCGAGGAAGAAATGCATGTTACCCAACGCCTTAACAATTGTGCGTCGGAATATCTCGGTGGAACAAGATGA
- the LOC131651142 gene encoding uncharacterized protein LOC131651142: MKILSWNCRGLSNPRAIPNLRQLAQKHHPDVFFLSETLAKKQKLESVRVSLKFDSCLSIDVVGRSGGLAVLWKDSVNCSIVNFSRNFVNLVIQDNDKEEWRLTCYYGYLERHRRREAWDMLREVRDMSTTPWCVIGDFNDLLSHQDKVGIHPHPNWLCAGFRETVSDCNLLDIPMEGHPFTWIKSRGTPHVIEERLDRVLVTQEWMEFFPAAKLNNLLASHSGHSPILLQCEPPQLNRHKSYSFRFENAWLKDDEIQEIVSKGWNAEEEMHVTQRLNNCASEYLGGTR; encoded by the coding sequence ATGAAGATCCTGAGTTGGAATTGTCGGGGCTTGAGCAACCCGCGTGCAATTCCGAACCTGCGACAACTAGCTCAAAAACACCACCCTGATGTCTTTTTCCTTTCCGAGACGTTGGCAAAAAAGCAGAAACTTGAGAGTGTTCGTGTTTCTCTTAAATTTGACTCGTGCTTATCCATTGACGTCGTCGGGAGAAGTGGAGGTTTGGCGGTGTTATGGAAAGATTCTGTTAATTGTAGTATCGTGAACTTTTCTAGGAACTTTGTAAACTTGGTGATTCAAGACAATGATAAGGAAGAATGGAGACTCACTTGCTATTACGGTTATCTAGAACGACACAGAAGGAGGGAGGCGTGGGATATGTTAAGAGAAGTTCGCGACATGTCGACAACTCCTTGGTGTGTTATCGGCGATTTTAATGATCTTCTCTCGCATCAAGACAAGGTTGGTATCCACCCGCATCCAAATTGGTTGTGCGCCGGCTTTCGTGAAACGGTGTCTGATTGCAATCTGTTAGACATCCCTATGGAAGGCCATCCTTTTACATGGATAAAAAGTCGAGGTACACCGCATGTTATTGAAGAAAGACTAGACCGTGTGCTTGTTACGCAAGAATGGATGGAATTTTTCCCTGCAGCAAAACTCAATAATTTGTTGGCTTCACACTCTGGTCACAGCCCTATTTTATTACAGTGTGAACCACCTCAATTGAACCGCCATAAGTCATACTCCTTTAGGTTTGAAAATGCTTGgttaaaagatgatgaaattcaaGAGATTGTTAGCAAAGGTTGGAATGCCGAGGAAGAAATGCATGTTACCCAACGCCTTAACAATTGTGCGTCGGAATATCTCGGTGGAACAAGATGA
- the LOC131648031 gene encoding probable NAD(P)H dehydrogenase (quinone) FQR1-like 1: MAVKLYIVYYSMYGHVEKLAEEIKKGAASVEGVEPKLWQVPEILPEDVLGKMSAPPKSDVPIITPNELAEADGFVFGFPTRFGMMAAQFKAFLDATGGLWRTQQLAGKPAGLFYSTGSQGGGQETTALTAITQLVHHGMIFVPIGYTFGAGMFEMEKVKGGSPYGAGTYAGDGSRQPSELELEQAFHQGKYLATITKKLKEAA, encoded by the exons ATGGCAGTCAAACTTTACATCGT GTACTACTCCATGTATGGACATGTGGAGAAACTAGCAGAAGAGATAAAGAAAGGAGCTGCTTCTGTGGAAGGTGTTGAGCCCAAACTGTGGCAG GTACCTGAGATACTGCCAGAGGATGTGCTTGGTAAGATGAGTGCACCACCCAAGAGCGATGTACCAATCATCACCCCAAACGAACTCGCTGAGGCTGATGGGTTTGTGTTTGGCTTCCCAACAAGATTTGGAATGATGGCTGCTCAATTCAAAGCTTTTCTAGACGCTACTGGTGGTTTATGGAGAACACAACAGCTCGCAGGCAAGCCTGCCGGACTCTTCTACAGCACCGGTTCTCAAGGTGGAGGCCAAGAAACAACAGC GCTTACTGCTATTACTCAGCTGGTTCATCATGGAATGATATTTGTTCCAATTGGTTATACGTTTGGAGCCGGCATGTTCGAGATGGAGAAAGTGAAAGGTGGAAGTCCATATGGTGCAGGAACATATGCCGGCGACGGCTCAAGGCAGCCGAGTGAACTTGAATTGGAGCAAGCATTCCATCAAGGGAAATACCTTGCCACCATCACAAAGAAACTCAAGGAAGCTGCATAA
- the LOC131651143 gene encoding protein MAIN-LIKE 1-like — translation MDFAGCSLTMLDASLLSAFVDRWHSETSSFHLPFGEMTVALDDVHSLFHLPIAGTFFTPIHRDQATPVRMVVDALDVDVVAVLTEFCETRGFHLRMSWLRKVYQELADAGRYQAAARAYMLHLVACTLFADKSRVYIDVRYVSLFSDLDPPCWAWGVATLTMMYTTLDYASHLDTRQLAGYLSLLQCWIYEHFPHICDRKIHRYAAADPYVRR, via the exons ATGGACTTTGCTGGATGCTCCCTGACGATGCTGGATGCTTCTCTATTATCAGCTTTTGTTGATAGGTGGCACTCGGAGACATCATCCTTCCATCTTCCATTCGGGGAGATGACGGTGGCTTTGGATGATGTGCATTCCCTATTTCACCTTCCGATTGCTGGTACGTTTTTTACACCAATTCATCGGGACCAGGCGACGCCGGTACGGATGGTTGTGGATGCCTTGGACGTTGACGTGGTGGCTGTCCTTACTGAGTTTTGTGAGACTCGGGGCTTTCACCTTAGGATGTCTTGGTTGAGAAAGGTTTATCAAGAGCTTGCGGATGCAGGGAGGTACCAGGCTGCCGCTAGGGCGTACATGCTACATCTAGtggcatgtactctctttgcAGACAAGTCTAGAGTTTATATAGATGTCCGTTATGTTTCTCTATTCAGCGATCTTGACCCCCCATGTTGGGCTTGGGGAGTGGCGACATTGACGATGATGTACACAACGCTTGATTATGCATCTCATCTTGACACCAGACAACTTGCTGGTTACCTGAGCTTGTTACAA TGTTGGATCTACGAGCACTTCCCTCATATCTGTGATCGGAAAATCCATCGTTATGCGGCTGCTGACCCATATGTGAGGAGGTAA